Within the Populus trichocarpa isolate Nisqually-1 chromosome 14, P.trichocarpa_v4.1, whole genome shotgun sequence genome, the region tatAAAGATTTATGAGTTCACGGATTCCTTACAAACAGAGAAGTTTATCaattaattgaatgaaattgagaagattTTTGAGTACATGGAAGTTCTAGGATAGATAAGGTTAAAGCTAATTACCATTAGATTAAAAAAGCAAGATTTTGTTTGGTGAGAGAGATTGAAAAGGTCTcgagagaaatagaaaaaacaaaatattaatgattGAGAGAAGATGAAtaagcacttttttttttccatttggatAAACTCAAACTTTGTAATGACCCCATACTTTAAGACAATGTAGAAGAAATTTTAATGAATGCATTGATAAATTCTACTAGAATGATTGttagaaatgaaagaattgttGTTACTAAGCACCTATATGGATTGCAGCGGTCCATCAAAGATGTATTGTATTTGCGATTCTTATCGATATTTTTAGAAGTCTATCAAAAGACTTTGAGTAtagagaaataatattttactaagATAACtaatagaggttttttttagtttaaccaGAATAATAAAGAAGTATGTGTCAGTGAATAAAAATCATACGTTCAACCTGAATCGGTAGGTAAACAAACTGCAAAGTTAGGATTCAAGTTTTAGATTTAAAGAGAAACATATAATAATGGCACTTAAAAAAGATGGGGTGGTTGttgaaattaagaataaaaatatattgtttttaaaaaaaaggaagaagagtgTATATAAACACcccttaaattatatataagctACCTCCATTCACAcgtcttgaataattttttttccaacccaAAAACTGTACCGTGATGTATTTGGCAATAAAACATgagttgcatatttttttataaaatgttaagaaatcataaaaaaactgatGAAAATATCATTCTCcattaatattacaataaaaatatattttgcaatttgattgtaatataaaaaaactatttatttattttgcaatccgatcaaaatatcattttttttttgtttaaaaatatttgtagcGTCTTGACGTGAATGACttgtgtggttttttttttttttaagaagtgaAAAGTGTCAGCATATAATTGAAGAACACCTActtcaattttcattttctaaatgAAAGCCGAGGAGGAGACTTCGCCAAAGTCTTTATATTGGTTGTTCGAACAGTCACTTTCATCATCCCTTGCTTGAATTGGAGGAAGCGCAATGTTTGCAAGGAAACTTCGATAATGAAAACGACACCACTAGAACCACGACATGTGCCCACTCCAGGAATTTAAGATGTCCTCGTGGAGCAAGGGTCCTCTTACGAGAATAGGCATTTTCACGAGCGACCCCATAGGGCCCATACCCAACATCCACTTCAAGTGGGACCTACTACCCCTCATTCTCGATCAACGTTCTTTCAAGTttgacaaaagagaaaaaaagaaggcagattaaaattaaaaaaagtttgcaCTTCACGTGCACCCGCGTGCCCATTCACGTGCATCGTTGTTTTTCTGTCTGGGGTCCGTACCTTTTCCCCTCCCTAAGCACCGACTGATTGGCGACGAAACAAAATCAGAGCCAATCCAATCCAACAATCAGATAAGGATTGCTTGCCAATAAAAACACAGATTACATGCAATAATAATGAGAGCATGCAGCAGCCCCCACCATCAAAGCATTGAGCGGTGCACATAGCAACACCacccatttctctctctttcattcttCGATCGCCAAATCTCAAAAATATCCTTAATTAAATCCatgtcttttgttttgttttgtttttgtgaaaacTATATCCATCTCTTTACTGGGTTCTAAAATGTCAAAATGACAATCCTCATCCTCCACGTTCTGTCATATCAGACACCTTATAGCCATGGAATTTCATGGCTGCTAGAATGGCTATGCGTGAAATACCTATAGAATTGTGGTTCATCCCAGCAAGGCATGTCAATTCTGTCTTGAAGCTCATTTTGCACAAGACATGGCTTGCTGGTCAGTTGAATGTTGGATAATTGAGGGTGTCTCCCAGAAGCCAATCCATTGAATCTCTTGTAACGGACCGCCGATCTTTcacaagttttttaatttctttttctttttttccctttctagAAGGCACTGTGGAAAGATAAAGAGGCTATTATGAACTCTGCTTGTAATAAGTGCATATGTAAGCAAATTGACAAGAAAGACTAGCAGGGGCCTCCTAGAGCAACTTATAGCAACATTGTCATGTTCATTTCTAGTGAAACATGTTCTATGCATGCAGTGACATAGACTGTAAACTTGGACTCGCCTTGATTCGTTCCCATGCACTACTATGCTCTATCTTCTCAGGAATGAAAATACTGGAACAGTGAAACATGCTTTTACCATGATGGACTGCTTTAACTCATCAGAAGGCAGCTCAAGGAAGAAAGGCATATCAAACTATCTAATCTGTTGTTGGCTATTAAATGAATAATCTCACTATTGTTTACTATAAAGCCAAACTGCAACACCGTGGACACGTGACTCAAAATTACATGCCACAAGGAGTTGGCTGTAACGACATTTAAGGCATGATCCCAGCGCAGTTATGAAATGAATGACTGATTCCACAGAATGATGTGCAGTTTTGTAACCTGGGAAAAGGTAACGAGCTCAACCTCTAGGAGACTCTATCATAAAAGTCCTCAGCCTCTTCATAACACTGGTCTCCGTGCAAAGTCTCCATCTCTTTAGCCATCATGAACGTCAACTTAGACCACCCTCATTCAAGCCCTTGCCTACAACATACTTCAACTGGAGCATTTTTTCCCTTGCTGACTGCAATGAATGAATGACAGGAAATGTTCAAATTAGCTTCATAagctttcttttcaattattgaCTACaacaaactgttttttttttttttttttgcctttttaacGGGCATAACCCTAGATGCATAAAGGCATAACCTTCAATAGGCCAAAACTTGAGAAATCTCTAGTTGTAATTATGAACTTTAAAGGTTCAAGCACTAATAGATTAATGGTGCATGACAAACACTAGTTCATAAGCTTTTGGATGGGCTGGACGGGCAAGCGCACCCAAGAATGTGAATTCTCTTGCCACCATCTCAAAATTAAATGCCATACCAACAGATGCGACAGAACAGCCATATCTACACGGGCAAAGGCCGCTGAGCATGCAATACagttatcatgaaaaataaacccAGAATCCAGATGGTAGGAAATGCTGGCAATCATATTTCCTTAAATAGAAGCAGACTTGCCTTGTGCACAGCTGTGATTCTTCTTTGTGCATCATCTAGCTGTGTCTTCACTGTTTCTTCCGCTTGCATCAGAAGCTTCTGGTGTGATGCTTCTGCAATATATGGACAtattcaatgaataaaaaactgAGTATTTCAGAGTTTGCATACACGATAGTTGATACATCTTAATCCAACTCTGTTTCCGTTGTTACCAGACTGGGATCCATTAGTGTATCATAGAAAGACTTAGATCAAGCTAAATGGCATTTAGATACTTCCATGTTGTGTCAAAACTAAAGTCATACAGCCACAACAAATAAAAGCGTTGCAGATAAAGTAGCtttatcaattcaaaatgaTAAATCGATATTGTGGGCACTTATTTACTTTCCTGTCGAGGTCTAAAGCGCAAAAGAGATAGTGCATATGACTGTCGTTAATCTTCCACTTACATACCACTACCTAGATGGTCGAGCACgtcaatcaaattaattgcCCTGAGATGTTTCTATCCCCAAATCATTTACACCAAATGAAAACTATGCAAGCCAACAATTAATTTATGTCGGATATACAAGTAAccaattaaaaacttttatgtAATGTTAAAGACGTCagttaaaaaagttttgaagtTGTGATCAACTTGAAACTTATCAGAGACCCAGTACAAGCATCATGACGTCCAAACTCGCATGCTTGTATATGTACCTCAGAagttaaaagtattaataaaaacGAAGGAATAGTGTGAAAGCAATCAAACACATTCAATACcgtatttattaataaatttactcGCTATAACATATGCTGCCATACTTTGCTTTTTCACGGTTCCTTTGAAGTCAATCTGGTGCAATTCTAGTCCTTCAAGAGTGATTTTACACTCCTGGAGATGCTGgtaaatatcttgtttgaatttATCGTGTATCAATTTTAGCTGCTCTTGTTGTTCTGcgcacagaaaaaaaaattgtaattagaaCACCAGCTATTCAAGCTTCagcaagaagaaaaatctaagacAAGGAATTGATCCAACATAACAGCTTGACGACCCTTGAAAAGTTAAGGCACAGTGAGACTGGTTAGAATTTATCAAATCCACAGAACCTTTATTTAAAGAAACATGCATGCCTGGTATGGATCTGCATGTGTTGCCAAAACCTATATTTATAAACTACCAATTCATAAACAGTGATAAGGGGAACTGAGATACAAAAGATTTCATGAGAAACAATACAAAGTCATTAATACAGAAATGAAGAAACGGGTGGTGCTAAGCAAGGTTTGAATACTATTAAAAGGGATTATTGGATATTATAAAATGCGTATTTACACTGCAGAATAGATGGCTAATGGCAGTTCAAAAATGTGTTAGGTCAaccataaagaagaaaaaaatacaccATCATATTCAATAATCAAAAGGGAAAGATATGCTTGACTGCAATGacattttgataaattaaaatagcaGTAGATAGTCAAGAAAGTTCATGGAGCCATTCGGTAGCGATAAAATTCATTACCTTCAAATCTAGACTCCAGCCGTTTTCTTTTTGATTTACTAACACTTGACAGCTTCCCCCTGAAATATTATCAAGATTAGACCTAATAACTGACTTTCACAATTAGAAAaccaattaatttcaaaaaacgcACAGATCTGTTTGGATTTGTGACTCAATATTCTGCAACTGTAGATGCATCTTCTCTGAGACAGACACCAAAATATCAGAGGATTTCTTTCCAGTCTccaacttcattttctttcggAAGTTTTCTAAAGCCATGACAAATAGCAAGATGACCCTGAAACATGATTAAGTCCAAAATCAAGCAAATATTATAACGTAACGGTATTTAATAGTTCGGATCCAAACTAGAAATTTCTCATTTCTGTCTTAAGTATAGAAAGGAATACCTTTCTAGTTCATCCCCTTGGTTTTGTTCTGAAATCTCAGGAGTCAACTCAGTTTCAACAATgcctaagaatttattttacagAGAGAAAACGAATTAAAAAGGCAGATGATGGCAGTAACTCTGTGGACATGAAACAGCAAGTGTTACTAAGTTATAGGCAGTGCCTGTTGGAGAGGGCGAGGTGGGACTAAATACTCTCACTTTTTCACCTTTGTGGTTGCAGAACCTTTTAGTTGGATGAAGcatgaactttgatttttcagcTGTTGCAGTTTCTGTAGAGCAGTTTTCTTCTTCCCTACGACCTGCGCATCATGATTAAGGGGgtgataaaaaaaggaaaaataaagaaaataatgtgtGGGAACAACACAGAATGATAGTACTTGTTGAACATTCTATGACAAGTATAGAAGAGCAATAAAATAGTCGTTACCCTTAACAAGAGGTGAACCATCTTCGGAGCTCTCAGAGTATCCACATTCAGGAGATGATTCAGAAAGACCACCTTCCACATCTCTTTTCCCCTTAACAGGTAATGTTTTGTTGGGTGGGGAATCCATAAGTTCTGCTGCAATATCCTGAAGTCCAATAAGGAAATGCAAAggcaaaatgaaacaaaacttGACTAGGCATCAGGAACCTGATAGTAAGCTACCGTATTGAAGTGCTCAAAATACTTAAGGATACAGGTGATTCTGTTTGACTATTTGAGGCAAAACAACCTGCATTTGAATTCCTGAGAGTCCAGAAGCTATGGATTTTTCCCACAGTAAAGCTTCTCATTGCTTGTTCAGGGCTGGCAAAAACCTGCTTTCTCTGATCAGATTTTGGCATTGAGCTTGGGAAGGAACTTAAGGTAGGGgaattgattttgaatgttgGACTCTGGAAATCATCCTGTGGGTTGACAGTACTATTTGAGGAGGGAGTATCAAAGTTTTCTTGTTGATCCCCATGTTCAGGTGCTGCTGGGCTGTTAAAATCCTTCTGTTGATCAGTCATGTGTGTCCACGGGGACTGATGGGAATCTTCCCTTCCAGATTGATGGGAATATCGTTCTTGGTTTCTATTCTTCAGTTCGAGGTGCTCTCTCTTGTTCCTAGGAGAATCATGAAAATTTCCCATTTTATTGCTAAGTGAAAATGTTTTCTCAGCGGAGAACGATGCTTCCCTTGCAGATTGATTGGaatctctttctttgtttccgTTCTTTGGTTCACGGCACTCTCTCTTATTCTGAAGAGAACAGTGAATACTTCCCTTTTTATTGCTAAGAGAAGATGTTTTCTCAGCAGGGAGTGATCTTTCACTCTTGTGAATTCCTTCCTGAATCTTATCTGCATTGTAGTCTTCACTGACGTGAGTCTTACATGGTTCGATGCCGCAACTCTTTATCTGGCCCTTCTTCATTGTAGACATTGAGGAGCCACCATTGACAGCAACATTTTGTTTTCCAGGCAATCGTTCTTCAAAGGAGAAGACATTCTTCTCTTTAAGTTTTTGTCTGTAACTGGAGGATGGAccaactttatttttctctggTTTCTGTTTGGTTGAAGCTCTCTTTCGGGTCAAAGAACGAGTCACTGGTCTCTTCATAGTATGATTGGGACTTTCAGAATCAGTTTCTATGGTATCTGGGCTCTGTCTAGGCTTGACAACCACATCATCTGCTTGGTTAAGAATTTGCTCCGGATTTAAATTATTGGCACCAATCTGATGAGCCTGAGAATTAGATGGCTGAATTTTTTGTGAAGAAACGTTTCCCAATATCTCCCATAGTTTCATTTTCAAAGTTTCAGTTCTCTCTTCCGTTTTATCATCTGTTGCCACTTTATCCAGCATAGAGCCTTCTTGTGCAGTTGCAAATGTAAATTCCTCTCCTGGCTGTGAGTTTCTATCCTCTCCTCCCTTCCTTTTGTATGTGAATCCACCAAACTTCTCCTTTCCATCACCAGAATGTGAATTTGATGTATGTTTGGCAAAAAACTCTACTGAATGTGTTACAGGCACATTCTTTGCTGTGCTAATCCTGTTCCTCCTCCCAGTAGAGCGTGGTAAGCTGGAAGTTCCTACAGCGTGAAGAACACCCTCAGAAATTGGTGATTTTTGGTGAAAGGATCTTGTAGTAGTCCAAGGGGAAGGGACCCGCCCAGGAGTTTCAGTTTGTTTCCCTTTAGTGGTAGCATCAATGGcaccttttcccttttttttgctttcaactGAACTTTCTTTCTTAGAATTTACCCTTTCTATGTTTGGTACTGCAGCTTCATCTTCCTTCGTGCCTCCGGATCTTTTCTTTGGCAATGAGTCAATCAGAATTCCAATCGAAATCTTTCTAGATTGGCTAGATGGATGATAATTGCTGCCAAAACTGCGACAGTCGCTCATTTGATCCTGAAATGTGCATTTATAAGACGTCAAATATCTAATTTTCACGAGACTTCATCAAGTTGCAATGGGTGACATCAACTAATTCGAATTCCATCCCCTGAATATCATTTATGGAGTTAAATATAATTCAAGGGTAATCCATGACCTAATAAAATTTCACCAAGGTGCACGCCACAGAGATCCAAATGAAATCTAGCCATGACCAGCGACATGCAGCTGAAAATGCCAAATaatgcaaaattaaaatattcatcttaTAAGACTTTATGATCAGATAACTCCATCGGTGTCATAAAACAATCACTCAGCTATCACTCCAACAAATAATAAAGTGCACTATAAACATAGACAAAAGGCTTTAGCTAATTAGCAGAAATCATGTTGAAACCCTTTCCATTAGCAGTATATCCTAAGAATCACGTATTCAGCACTTACATCTTGTAATTTATGTCCCGTATCAACCTCCATCATGTTGCTTCAGCCAAGCAGGTATGAAATGTATACCACAAGAAATCTGCAGccaaaataacaagaaaatcatTCAAACAGAGAAATAACTTCAGgaccatgaaaagaaaattcataaaGCTAAGTTTAATCTGTGAAAcccgaaaaaataaataagaactgGAGCAGTAAAATTTATGCAAAATCCACATAATCCTCCACTCAGATCagcattttatttgatatgaaaaataaatacattactCCGCACAAGATTGTAAGCTCCGGTTTCCTCGTCAACAAAAGAGGGTgaaaatcaaaagtgaaaagaaaacagTTCAGGAAATTTTCGAAGTGACAAATTCACTTCACTGTTGATACAAGCAGATCTAAAACCAACACAAATTTCGGGGAATGAGCACTTAAGATCAAATATCACTAAACCCTAATAATCTACTATtcaaattcactttaaaatgtAATAAATTACATAATTCAATTTCAAGCGCACGAAACCTCGAAAGAATTAATCACTAAATGTAAACAGATTAAGACAGTGAAATtcgagaaaaaaagaaaacaggtaTAATTAATCGTATATTTAGAACTCCGTACAGTAAAAGCAGATCATCAAgttgatataattaaaagagaaactAAGAAAGATTGAACAGGACGGGAGAGCTGGATTTAagcttttgaattgaaattttactAGAGTAATAAGAGGAATCGCTTACAGATTATTTGGCGGTGATGATCTCTGggctcaattttattttattttaaaaaaaacaggagaATCGCGGAGAAGTGAGATACAGTGAAGAGACAGTTTgagagaaaattttaaattttggtgaTTTCGAAATAACTATGTTGCTTGTACGAGGCGGGAAATGAAAAGGTGTCTTGATGAATCTTAAACGGCCTGCTCATTCTAAATTGTTTGGGATGCGTATCGCGCACATATGTTGGTCAATAGACAATAATGCCCCTATATAGtattattatcaaaacaaaGCTACACtcgtaaaatattatttgttttttctgtgttttttcttcaatattatattatttttagaattatgaattataattttttttatttttttattaaattatatatccaTCTCattagatttagttttttcttctcgATTTTAACTtgcaatattaaatttattagaagtgaaacttcatgatttttttatttgtttttttatgaatttatcctGATCTTATAATCTTGGTTACAAATTTAACAGTTAACttatagatttagttttttttttcaattttaacttgcaatatttgatttgttgactcaaatcgttttgtttttttttttttgctttttctagttgatttttttttattttatcctttaatatagagttgattgtaattttttatttgttttatatgagagTATCTCGATCTTATGACTCGAGTACctttcaacaactttttttttctagcttcatttttcaatattaagttaCTTTAGGAATTGTGTTttgtaatttctttattttcttttttaatgataaaattgaaaaaaaatagaaaaaaataatgaaattgaaaaaaaaacaattaacaaaattgacaaaaaaataactcaagtcaacatTTCAAACTCGCAACTTGagtcatgagattaagataacctaatagaaagcaaattataaaacctaattttcaatcaatccagtgttgaaatattaaattgaaaaaaagaagatccaattaaaaaaatgacataaaaaccaattcaagtcaactcgggttaaccaaccaaactcgtaacccgagtcatgagatggaaataacttcataaaaagcaaactgaaacaaatcacGGAgtctaattcccaatcaacttgatgttgaatgatgaattccAGAAAAAGGATTaataaggaaaaggaaaaaaattaagtcaacttATTAAACCCGTgatctagatcatgagattgagataatctcataaaaaataaattaaaaaaaatataaagtataatcTTCAATAAATCTGATGTTAAAGGatacaattaaaattagaaaaaaataaaaatattattctaatgaaTTAGATAATTGACTTGTACCATGCTGCAagtcagattaatttttttttaatgtaaaaaattgtCTTAGCATTGCTAATGCCTTtactaataggaaaaaaaaacaatgtggcAATTGATTCGATGTGACTCGGTCTCCCTGGTGGGTTTAAAGACAATTTGAATAACtgataaaaacatagtttgactaaaaaatatttaatatgagattttttttaataaatatggaGACAACAACTTATTTGATTGGCTAGggtcaacttaggttaacctgtcaatccACATATCAAGTTAGTACATCACGacaactttataaaaaacaaataaaaaatagttacaaaactcaattccaataaacctaatattgaaaaataaaattttaaaaaaaataaattaaaaaaaacaaaaaaagatgacCTAAATTATCCTGTTAAACTTGTGATCCGGATCATAAAACCAGGACAACTCAATAGAAAGTAGATcgcaacaaattataaagcctaaTACTCAATCAACtcagtgttaaaaaataaaattaaaaaaattcaa harbors:
- the LOC7486838 gene encoding meiosis-specific protein ASY3 isoform X2; translation: MMEVDTGHKLQDDQMSDCRSFGSNYHPSSQSRKISIGILIDSLPKKRSGGTKEDEAAVPNIERVNSKKESSVESKKKGKGAIDATTKGKQTETPGRVPSPWTTTRSFHQKSPISEGVLHAVGTSSLPRSTGRRNRISTAKNVPVTHSVEFFAKHTSNSHSGDGKEKFGGFTYKRKGGEDRNSQPGEEFTFATAQEGSMLDKVATDDKTEERTETLKMKLWEILGNVSSQKIQPSNSQAHQIGANNLNPEQILNQADDVVVKPRQSPDTIETDSESPNHTMKRPVTRSLTRKRASTKQKPEKNKVGPSSSYRQKLKEKNVFSFEERLPGKQNVAVNGGSSMSTMKKGQIKSCGIEPCKTHVSEDYNADKIQEGIHKSERSLPAEKTSSLSNKKGSIHCSLQNKRECREPKNGNKERDSNQSAREASFSAEKTFSLSNKMGNFHDSPRNKREHLELKNRNQERYSHQSGREDSHQSPWTHMTDQQKDFNSPAAPEHGDQQENFDTPSSNSTVNPQDDFQSPTFKINSPTLSSFPSSMPKSDQRKQVFASPEQAMRSFTVGKIHSFWTLRNSNAGCFASNSQTESPDIAAELMDSPPNKTLPVKGKRDVEGGLSESSPECGYSESSEDGSPLVKGRREEENCSTETATAEKSKFMLHPTKRFCNHKGEKVRVFSPTSPSPTGIVETELTPEISEQNQGDELERVILLFVMALENFRKKMKLETGKKSSDILVSVSEKMHLQLQNIESQIQTDLGKLSSVSKSKRKRLESRFEEQQEQLKLIHDKFKQDIYQHLQECKITLEGLELHQIDFKGTVKKQKASHQKLLMQAEETVKTQLDDAQRRITAVHKATREKMLQLKYVVGKGLNEGGLS
- the LOC7486838 gene encoding meiosis-specific protein ASY3 isoform X3, with translation MMEVDTGHKLQDDQMSDCRSFGSNYHPSSQSRKISIGILIDSLPKKRSGGTKEDEAAVPNIERVNSKKESSVESKKKGKGAIDATTKGKQTETPGRVPSPWTTTRSFHQKSPISEGVLHAVGTSSLPRSTGRRNRISTAKNVPVTHSVEFFAKHTSNSHSGDGKEKFGGFTYKRKGGEDRNSQPGEEFTFATAQEGSMLDKVATDDKTEERTETLKMKLWEILGNVSSQKIQPSNSQAHQIGANNLNPEQILNQADDVVVKPRQSPDTIETDSESPNHTMKRPVTRSLTRKRASTKQKPEKNKVGPSSSYRQKLKEKNVFSFEERLPGKQNVAVNGGSSMSTMKKGQIKSCGIEPCKTHVSEDYNADKIQEGIHKSERSLPAEKTSSLSNKKGSIHCSLQNKRECREPKNGNKERDSNQSAREASFSAEKTFSLSNKMGNFHDSPRNKREHLELKNRNQERYSHQSGREDSHQSPWTHMTDQQKDFNSPAAPEHGDQQENFDTPSSNSTVNPQDDFQSPTFKINSPTLSSFPSSMPKSDQRKQVFASPEQAMRSFTVGKIHSFWTLRNSNAGCFASNSQTESPDIAAELMDSPPNKTLPVKGKRDVEGGLSESSPECGYSESSEDGSPLVKGRREEENCSTETATAEKSKFMLHPTKRFCNHKGIVETELTPEISEQNQGDELERVILLFVMALENFRKKMKLETGKKSSDILVSVSEKMHLQLQNIESQIQTDLGKLSSVSKSKRKRLESRFEEQQEQLKLIHDKFKQDIYQHLQECKITLEGLELHQIDFKGTVKKQKASHQKLLMQAEETVKTQLDDAQRRITAVHKSAREKMLQLKYVVGKGLNEGGLS
- the LOC7486838 gene encoding meiosis-specific protein ASY3 isoform X1, whose translation is MMEVDTGHKLQDDQMSDCRSFGSNYHPSSQSRKISIGILIDSLPKKRSGGTKEDEAAVPNIERVNSKKESSVESKKKGKGAIDATTKGKQTETPGRVPSPWTTTRSFHQKSPISEGVLHAVGTSSLPRSTGRRNRISTAKNVPVTHSVEFFAKHTSNSHSGDGKEKFGGFTYKRKGGEDRNSQPGEEFTFATAQEGSMLDKVATDDKTEERTETLKMKLWEILGNVSSQKIQPSNSQAHQIGANNLNPEQILNQADDVVVKPRQSPDTIETDSESPNHTMKRPVTRSLTRKRASTKQKPEKNKVGPSSSYRQKLKEKNVFSFEERLPGKQNVAVNGGSSMSTMKKGQIKSCGIEPCKTHVSEDYNADKIQEGIHKSERSLPAEKTSSLSNKKGSIHCSLQNKRECREPKNGNKERDSNQSAREASFSAEKTFSLSNKMGNFHDSPRNKREHLELKNRNQERYSHQSGREDSHQSPWTHMTDQQKDFNSPAAPEHGDQQENFDTPSSNSTVNPQDDFQSPTFKINSPTLSSFPSSMPKSDQRKQVFASPEQAMRSFTVGKIHSFWTLRNSNAGCFASNSQTESPDIAAELMDSPPNKTLPVKGKRDVEGGLSESSPECGYSESSEDGSPLVKGRREEENCSTETATAEKSKFMLHPTKRFCNHKGEKVRVFSPTSPSPTGIVETELTPEISEQNQGDELERVILLFVMALENFRKKMKLETGKKSSDILVSVSEKMHLQLQNIESQIQTDLGKLSSVSKSKRKRLESRFEEQQEQLKLIHDKFKQDIYQHLQECKITLEGLELHQIDFKGTVKKQKASHQKLLMQAEETVKTQLDDAQRRITAVHKSAREKMLQLKYVVGKGLNEGGLS